A genomic region of Venturia canescens isolate UGA chromosome 7, ASM1945775v1, whole genome shotgun sequence contains the following coding sequences:
- the LOC122413182 gene encoding LOW QUALITY PROTEIN: tetratricopeptide repeat protein 39C-like (The sequence of the model RefSeq protein was modified relative to this genomic sequence to represent the inferred CDS: substituted 4 bases at 4 genomic stop codons) gives MADYSNEEDWRIARRGLSLFLNNKPEEAEIIFALRSNSFHTKTARCFVLFMNALMTFEDEKLVAAVETLKNTERECANDAGWLKSITSRVFRTEQDVTTPSGFQSEYARRLERQIVLADTKVCSAMLTLLQQEVSGYVRGGWMMRKAWRIYQHTYLQILQLYRRTFGTNPTGLNDRNIDLDRLSNVQPGPTPPRRCRSSSSCSMASSLSVSPTGTSASSPTSTIASPSPSSLRTSISMLFSLTGITAASSTDQQSTFVEPGEVVRLMSAVSFGYGIFQLCVSLVPPSLLKLIHLLGFEGDRKAGLTSLMYARLSEDMRAPLATLSLLCYHTIVRPFCSLHDWSVSSGVDAAKQLIAECRSEFNDAALFLFFTGRTERLQSNIEAALEAYEKAVESSAQREIKLLCLHEIAWCHLIRLNYAQAHVSFARLQRESRWSESIYAYLAAACAGADNKPEITLRIHREITTTLTGNGSSKSTQLDLFVLRRLSKLIDHNGQSYCQTYYRLLVYELLYLWNAMPSSSRETLGVVISECRGFDRSKEEPMIGLADLIAGAAHSYRGENVAATKSYRKCLERRSAENKNTETSATGQENRPLDQHVSAFALYEMGSILCATDRVEEGKSALIKAQTEYSDYDFENRLNVRIHSALKALSRLYVVNQMSSRNGCCRCHNNSGSSTSLEYLPTPWYCKLLKPLTFFIVTTMLALSAIHLWSEFSASDSFWIIKSDLGKLRSQMSTLSMEVKNIIETRDELRSKLREVSYVVPKMSEEIGKLREELSEGWSEDXXSKRIIDPVKXXFTFFLWISAHTRVVTGGVSPESIRDLVKSELQTYDADKTGRTDYALETLGGSIISTRDTEPYTAGAPVLSLFWLPICPQQNTPRTVIQAGSLPGECWAFKGSTGSVVIRLMGFVQVTGVSLEHITSLIAPDGDTTAAPKDFTVWGLDHVDDKDGFLFGEFTYDNRAASTPLQYFPVQFQAQEPYEIIELRIHSNCGNPDYTCVYRLRVHGSLDTSCDSKQQQQQHHSSSAYPLINHSFSVYLSRQVSSYVSLLLYVYIVHFNPLVAITHLLRV, from the exons ATGGCTGATTACTCGAACGAAGAGGACTGGCGAATCGCGAGACGAGGAttgtcactttttttaaataacaaaCCCGAGGAAGCTGAAATTATATTCGCTCTTCGTTCAAACAGTTTTCACACTAAAACCGCTCGATGCTTCGTTCTATTTATG AATGCACTCATGACGTTCGAGGATGAAAAACTGGTCGCAGCAGTCGAGACGCTCAAGAACACTGAGAGGGAATGCGCGAATGACGCGGGTTGGCTGAAATCCATAACGAGCAGAGTGTTTAGGACAGAGCAGGATGTAACGACGCCCTCGGGA TTTCAGAGTGAATATGCGAGGCGCCTCGAGAGACAAATCGTTCTCGCTGACACGAAGGTTTGCAGCGCCATGCTCACACTTCTGCAGCAGGAAGTCAGTGGATATGTTCGAGGGGGTTGGATGATGCGAAAAGCTTGGAGAATTTATCAGCACACGTATTTGCAGATTCTGCAACTGTATCGTCGTACCTTTGGAACAAATCCCACAG GATTGAATGATCGCAATATAGATTTGGATAGGCTAAGCAACGTGCAACCAGGTCCAACACCACCGCGTCGTTGTCGTTCATCATCTTCCTGCTCGATGGCATCTTCGCTGAGCGTTTCACCAACCGGGACCTCGGCGTCGTCGCCGACGTCGACGATCGCTTCACCTTCTCCCTCGTCCTTGCGAACATCGATATCGATGCTCTTCTCGCTCACTGGTATCACAGCCGCCTCTTCAACAGATCAGCAATCTAC TTTCGTCGAGCCCGGGGAAGTGGTGCGCTTAATGTCAGCTGTGAGCTTCGGTTATGGGATATTTCAACTGTGTGTCAGTTTGGTACCACCGTCGTTGTTGAAATTGATTCATTTGTTGGGATTCGAGGGCGACAGAAAAGCTGGTCTCACATCTTTGATGTACGCACGTCTCAGCGAAGATATGCGTGCACCTCTTGCCAC GCTGTCGCTTCTGTGTTATCATACGATTGTTAGGCCGTTCTGTTCCCTCCACGATTGGAGCGTAAGTTCTGGAGTCGATGCTGCCAAACAATTGATCGCTGAGTGCCGCTCGGAGTTTAACGATGCagcgctctttctcttttttacaGGTAGAACCGAACGGCTTCAG TCGAATATCGAGGCTGCACTCGAAGCTTATGAAAAAGCAGTTGAGTCGTCCGCCCAGAGGGAAATAAAACTGCTCTGTCTCCATGAGATTGCGTGGTGCCATTTAATTCGATTGAATTATGCCCAAGCTCACGTTTCGTTCGCACGATTACAACGCGAATCCCGGTGGTCCGAGAGCATTTACGCTTACCTCGCAGCTG ctTGTGCCGGCGCTGACAACAAACCTGAAATCACTCTGCGAATCCATCGGGAAATAACAACTACGTTGACCGGTAACGGCTCGTCGAAGTCGACTCAGCTCGATTTATTCGTACTTCGAAGACTCTCCAAGTTGATAGACCACAATGGACAATCGTATTGCCAAACTTATTACAGACTCTTAGTTTACGAACTTCTTTACCTCTGGAACGCCATGCCCTCCAGCTCGAGAGAAACGCTTGGTGTTGTCATTTCTG AGTGCAGAGGATTCGATCGCAGCAAGGAAGAACCGATGATCGGTTTGGCCGATCTCATTGCCGGTGCCGCTCATTCCTATCGTGGAGAAAATGTAGCGGCTACTAAATCTTACAGAAAGTGTCTGGAGCGACGTAGCGccgagaataaaaatactgaGACGTCCGCTACCGGGCAAGAAAATCGTCCTCTCGATCAGCACGTGAGTGCATTCGCGCTCTATGAAATGGGAAGCATACTCTGCGCTACCGAT CGCGTGGAAGAAGGAAAGAGCGCATTAATCAAGGCTCAAACCGAGTACAGTGATTACGATTTTGAAAATCGTTTAAACGTTCGAATACACTCCGCCCTGAAAGCCCTC AGTCGATTATATGTCGTCAACCAGATGAGCTCACGTAATGGTTGCTGCCGATGTCACAATAACTCGGGCAGTAGTACTTCATTAGAATATTTGCCAACTCCCTGGTACTGCAAGCTTCTCAAGCCTCTGACGTTTTTTATAGTAACAACTATGCTAG CTCTATCCGCCATTCATCTCTGGAGTGAGTTTTCAGCGAGTGATTCATTCTGGATAATAAAATCGGATTTGGGAAAATTGAGAAGTCAAATGAGCACCCTTTCG ATGGAAGTTAAGAATATAATAGAAACCCGAGACGAATTGAGAAGCAAATTACGAGAAGTCAGTTACGTTGTTCCAAAAATGTCCGAAGAAATCGGGAAACTTAGGGAAGAGCTTTCGGAGGGTTGGTCAGAAGACTAATGAAGCAAAAGAATTATTGATCCAGTCAAGTAAtaattcacgttttttttatggatttcagCCCACACGAGAGTCGTTACAGGTGGAGTATCGCCGGAGAGTATCAGGGATTTGGTAAAAAGCGAGTTGCAAACTTACGACGCCGATAAAACCGGAAGGACGGACTACGCTCTCGAGACTTTAG GTGGATCGATTATATCGACGAGAGATACCGAACCCTATACAGCAGGTGCTCCTGTTTTATCCTTGTTCTGGCTGCCGATTTGTCCTCAACAAAACACTCCGCGAACAGTGATCCAG GCAGGTTCACTTCCAGGCGAGTGTTGGGCATTCAAAGGATCCACAGGTTCTGTTGTTATTCGACTCATGGGTTTCGTCCAGGTGACAGGAGTCAGCCTCGAACATATTACCTCGTTGATAGCCCCGGACGGTGACACCACTGCAGCGCCCAAAGATTTCACTGTATGg GGACTTGACCACGTTGACGATAAAGATGGTTTTCTCTTCGGCGAGTTTACATACGACAATCGTGCAGCCTCGACTCCTCTTCAATACTTTCCAGTTCAG TTTCAGGCGCAAGAGCCGTACGAAATAATCGAGCTGAGGATTCATTCGAACTGCGGAAATCCGGATTATACTTGCGTCTACAGACTTCGGGTACACGGTAGTTTAGATACAAGTTGCGATtcgaagcagcagcagcagcagcatcacTCATCGTCAGCTTATCCGTTAATCAATCATTCGTTCTCGGTTTATTTATCTCGTCAGGTTTCGTCGTATGTATCATTATTGTTATACGTATACATAGTACATTTTAATCCTCTCGTGGCTATAACGCATTTACTTCGAGTCTAA